In a genomic window of Glycine max cultivar Williams 82 chromosome 13, Glycine_max_v4.0, whole genome shotgun sequence:
- the LOC100775671 gene encoding transcription activator GLK1 isoform X1 gives MLAVSPLRSTRDEGGQGEILESVSIGTDDFADLSEGNLLESINFDDFFMGINDDGDVLPDLEMDPEMLAEFSLSTEDSEIASSSVSVANNNNDGNNIVTTTEKQDDEVIIIASNSSSDSGSSQGEEIVSKSDESEVVVNPSPKESEKGRKSSNHASRNNNQGKRKVKVDWTPELHRRFVQAVEQLGVDKAVPSRILEIMGIDCLTRHNIASHLQKYRSHRKHLLAREAEAARWSQRKQLLGAAGAGRGGGSKREVNPWLAPTMGFPPMSPMHHFRPLHVWGHHNMDQSFMHMWPKHPPYSPSPPAWPPRTAPSPPSPDPLYWHQHQLAPNAPTTGTPCFPQPLTTTRFGSQTVPGIPPRHAMYQIVDPGIGIPASQPPPRPLVDFHPSKESIDAAISDVLSKPWLPLPLGLKAPALDGVMGELQRQGIPKIPPSCA, from the exons ATGTTGGCGGTGTCACCTTTGAGGAGCACAAGAGATGAAGGAGGGCAAGGAGAGATATTGGAGAGTGTCTCAATTGGAACCGATGATTTTGCTGACCTTTCCGAAGGGAACTTGCTTGAAAGCATCAACTTCGATGATTTCTTCATGGGAATCAATGATGATGGAGATGTCTTGCCGGATCTGGAGATGGACCCTGAGATGCTTGCTGAGTTCTCCCTCAGTACCGAGGATTCCGAGATAGCCTCATCGTCAGTTTCAGTGGCAAATAACAACAATGATGGGAATAATATAGTTACTACTACTGAAAAACAAGATGATGAGGTTATTATTATAGCATCCAATTCTTCTTCAGATTCGGGTTCGAGTCAAGGGGAGGAGATAGTAAGCAAGAGTGATGAATCAGAGGTGGTGGTGAATCCATCCCCTAAGGAAAGTgagaaaggaagaaaatcatCAAATCATGCATCAAGGAATAATAATCAAGGGAAGAGAAAGGTTAAG GTGGATTGGACCCCAGAATTGCACAGGCGATTCGTGCAAGCAGTGGAGCAGCTTGGAGTGGATAAGGCTGTGCCTTCTAGGATTTTGGAGATTATGGGAATTGACTGCCTCACCCGCCATAACATTGCAAGCCACCTTCAA AAATATAGATCGCACAGGAAGCATTTGCTAGCGCGTGAAGCTGAAGCAGCAAGGTGGAGTCAAAGGAAGCAATTGTTGGGTGCAGCAGGTGCAGGTAGAGGAGGAGGAAGCAAGAGAGAAGTAAACCCTTGGCTTGCACCAACCATGGGCTTCCCTCCCATGTCACCAATGCACCACTTTAGACCTTTACATGTATGGGGGCATCACAACATGGACCAGTCTTTCATGCACATGTGGCCTAAACATCCACCATACTCGCCATCGCCGCCTGCATGGCCACCACGAACCGCTCCGTCTCCGCCGTCTCCGGACCCTCTATATTGGCACCAACATCAACTG GCTCCAAACGCGCCAACCACAGGAACACCGTGTTTTCCACAACCTCTGACAACCACG AGATTTGGGTCTCAAACTGTTCCGGGAATCCCACCACGCCATGCAATGTACCAAATTGTAGATCCAGGCATTGGCATCCCGGCCAGCCAACCGCCACCTCGACCCCTTGTCGACTTTCATCCG TCAAAGGAGAGCATAGACGCAGCTATTAGTGATGTTTTATCAAAACCATGGCTGCCACTACCTCTTGGCCTTAAAGCTCCAGCACTTGATGGTGTAATGGGTGAATTACAAAGACAAGGGATTCCCAAAATCCCTCCCTCTTGTGCTTGA
- the LOC102668572 gene encoding TBC1 domain family member 5 homolog A: protein MASFWNQLSFFLLLVLVISPQIQAREGKLFSLFSHFRTIYNVKDPLDKTNAESPALPPGPTPKPASAPELEPESAPTPAPSAEQEIGSTIPSGPAPEPEFFDSGEGYGLYGRGSYSQYPPTKETPTTTTTFQNELLNEDFNDESYKTGYPKTNLYNNNNEEYKNNDNTKEEYRNSYIGGYSDDFNRYSNNNNNNNNGKENYNNNYNGKENYYNNNDNYISNGYEEKREGMSDTRFLENGKYYYHVNSVKENYNLNGYESGRGSANENEGNYYEKSQYPNEFDTMEEYEKQQEEQGYTP, encoded by the coding sequence ATGGCCTCTTTTTGGAACCAACTCTCATTCTTTTTGCTCTTGGTGCTTGTTATCTCCCCCCAAATTCAAGCCAGAGAAGGCAAGCTCTTCAGCTTGTTCTCCCATTTCAGAACCATCTATAATGTCAAAGACCCTCTTGACAAAACAAATGCTGAATCTCCAGCACTACCACCAGGACCAACACCAAAACCAGCCTCAGCACCAGAACTAGAACCAGAATCAGCACCAACACCAGCACCTTCAGCTGAACAAGAAATTGGGTCAACAATACCATCTGGGCCAGCACCTGAGCCTGAATTTTTTGACAGTGGAGAGGGTTATGGCCTCTATGGTAGAGGCTCTTATAGCCAATACCCTCCCACCAAGGAGACTCCTACCACCACCACGACCTTTCAAAATGAGCTTCTCAATGAAGACTTCAATGATGAGAGCTACAAAACTGGCTACCCCAAAACCAATctctacaacaacaacaatgaggAGTACAAAAACAATGACAACACTAAGGAAGAGTACAGGAACAGTTACATTGGTGGCTACTCCGACGACTTCAATAGGtactccaacaacaacaacaacaacaacaacggcAAGGAAAATTACAACAACAACTACAATGGCAAGGAAAATTACTACAACAACAACGACAACTATATCAGCAATGGCTatgaagagaagagagaaggaaTGAGTGACACGAGGTTCTTGGAGAATGGCAAGTACTACTATCATGTGAATAGTGTTAAAGAGAATTATAACCTTAATGGGTACGAATCAGGGAGAGGGAGCGCTAATGAAAACGAAGGTAATTACTATGAGAAAAGTCAGTATCCAAATGAGTTTGACACCATGGAAGAGTACGAGAAGCAGCAGGAAGAACAAGGCTACACTccttga
- the LOC100776753 gene encoding uncharacterized protein At4g28440: protein MATPTTTKRKPVFVKVDQLKPGTNGHTLTVKVVSSKPVKTVTTRGGRSSVLAARPSRIAECLVGDETGTIIFTARNEQVDHMNAGATVILRNAKIDMFKGSMRLAVDKWGRIEPTDPAKFEVKEDNNLSLVEYELVNVVEE from the exons ATGGCGACACCAACGACGACGAAGAGAAAACCGGTGTTCGTGAAGGTGGATCAGCTAAAACCTGGCACCAACGGCCACACGCTGACGGTGAAGGTGGTCAGCTCCAAGCCGGTGAAGACGGTGACCACTCGCGGCGGTCGATCGTCGGTGCTCGCGGCGCGCCCGTCGCGCATCGCCGAGTGCCTCGTCGGAGACGAAACCGGAACCATAATCTTCACAGCACGCAACGAACAGG TGGACCATATGAATGCTGGCGCAACTGTAATTCTGCGTAATGCAAAGATTGACATGTTCAAGGGATCTATGAGGCTTGCAGTTGATAAATGGGGGCGTATTGAGCCTACAGACCCTGCAAAATTTGAAGTTAAAGAGGATAACAATCTTTCGTTAGTTGAATATGAATTAGTGAATGTTGTTGAAGAGTGA
- the LOC100777625 gene encoding protein NUCLEAR FUSION DEFECTIVE 6, mitochondrial isoform X1 → MQGFSVVEPYTSSESVEPSLTLKFSDNEMASTAGAAARSIFRSCSSRRAAFRLGSEAKAARSPFRVASNQPLSQSTLRCPVELSFCVESMLPYHTATASALMTSMLSVSRHSYGWLPEDCNDDV, encoded by the exons ATGCAGGGTTTTAGTGTTGTAGAACCCTACACCAGTAGTGAGAGTGTGGAACCTTCGCTAACCCTAAAATTTTCCGATAACGAAATGGCATCCACCGCCGGCGCCGCCGCGAGATCGATTTTCCGTTCGTGTTCCTCTCGCCGCGCCGCGTTCCGTCTCGGCTCCGAAGCCAAAGCGGCTCGGTCTCCGTTCCGCGTCGCTTCCAACCAACCTCTCTCGCAATCTACACTCag GTGTCCCGTTGAATTGAGCTTTTGTGTGGAATCCATGTTACCGTACCATACTGCAACTGCTTCTGCTTTGATGACTTCGATGCTATCCGTCTCTCGCCACAGCTACGGTTGGCTTCCTGAAG ATTGCAATGATGATGTGTGA
- the LOC100799764 gene encoding reticulon-like protein B17, with protein MWKDASKSTFWFGFCSLCLLSSCFTQGLNFSVFSALSQLGILLSGVSFFSNSICQRNEVEEKREIKLTEDDILRLAKLILPALNFAISRMRALFSGEPSMTLKVVPFLLLGAEYGHLITIRRLCAIGFVVSFSVPKLYSSYTVQINQRAEGLKSWLLDTWSACTHKKKVMASALMTFWNLSSIKTRIFTVFILLVLFRYLRQHVVLQLEDGEAKVGEKEQQKDSAMAEPEEKEPQQALVVKEQGRQN; from the exons ATGTGGAAGGATGCGTCAAAGTCAAccttttggtttggtttttgtTCTCTTTGTCTCTTGTCTTCGTGCTTTACTCAAGGACTCAACTTTAG TGTTTTCTCGGCCTTGTCGCAATTGGGGATTCTCTTATCGGGTGTTTCGTTTTTCTCGAATTCGATTTGTCAAAG AAACGAGGTTGAAGAAAAGAGGGAAATCAAGCTGACAGAGGATGACATTTTGCGTCTTGCGAAATTAATTCTTCCTGCTCTGAATTTTGCAATTTCAAGGATGAGAGCGTTGTTCTCGGGAGAACCATCCATGACCCTCAAA GTAGTTCCTTTCCTTCTACTAGGAGCGGAGTACGGCCACTTAATTACTATCCGGAGGCTGTGTGCCATTG GATTTGTTGTCAGCTTCAGTGTTCCAAAGCTTTATTCTAGCTACACTGTTCAGATAAACCAGAGAG CTGAGGGCTTGAAATCATGGTTGTTGGACACATGGAGTGCTTGCACTcacaagaagaaagtgatggcATCAGCACTCATGACCTTCTGGAATCTATCTTCAATAAAAACTCGAATTTTCACTG TTTTTATATTGCTCGTACTATTCAGATATTTAAGGCAGCATGTGGTACTACAATTAGAAGACGGAGAAGCAAAAGTAGGAGAGAAGGAACAGCAGAAAGATTCAGCGATGGCAGAACCAGAGGAGAAGGAACCACAACAGGCATTAGTTGTTAAGGAACAAGGGCGCCAAAACTAG
- the LOC100777625 gene encoding protein NUCLEAR FUSION DEFECTIVE 6, mitochondrial isoform X2 has translation MQGFSVVEPYTSSESVEPSLTLKFSDNEMASTAGAAARSIFRSCSSRRAAFRLGSEAKAARSPFRVASNQPLSQSTLRCPVELSFCVESMLPYHTATASALMTSMLSVSRHSYGWLPEGKEKTI, from the exons ATGCAGGGTTTTAGTGTTGTAGAACCCTACACCAGTAGTGAGAGTGTGGAACCTTCGCTAACCCTAAAATTTTCCGATAACGAAATGGCATCCACCGCCGGCGCCGCCGCGAGATCGATTTTCCGTTCGTGTTCCTCTCGCCGCGCCGCGTTCCGTCTCGGCTCCGAAGCCAAAGCGGCTCGGTCTCCGTTCCGCGTCGCTTCCAACCAACCTCTCTCGCAATCTACACTCag GTGTCCCGTTGAATTGAGCTTTTGTGTGGAATCCATGTTACCGTACCATACTGCAACTGCTTCTGCTTTGATGACTTCGATGCTATCCGTCTCTCGCCACAGCTACGGTTGGCTTCCTGAAG GCAAAGAGAAGACTATTTGA
- the LOC100777625 gene encoding protein NUCLEAR FUSION DEFECTIVE 6, mitochondrial isoform X5 produces MQGFSVVEPYTSSESVEPSLTLKFSDNEMASTAGAAARSIFRSCSSRRAAFRLGSEAKAARSPFRVASNQPLSQSTLRCPVELSFCVESMLPYHTATASALMTSMLSVSRHSYGWLPEDA; encoded by the exons ATGCAGGGTTTTAGTGTTGTAGAACCCTACACCAGTAGTGAGAGTGTGGAACCTTCGCTAACCCTAAAATTTTCCGATAACGAAATGGCATCCACCGCCGGCGCCGCCGCGAGATCGATTTTCCGTTCGTGTTCCTCTCGCCGCGCCGCGTTCCGTCTCGGCTCCGAAGCCAAAGCGGCTCGGTCTCCGTTCCGCGTCGCTTCCAACCAACCTCTCTCGCAATCTACACTCag GTGTCCCGTTGAATTGAGCTTTTGTGTGGAATCCATGTTACCGTACCATACTGCAACTGCTTCTGCTTTGATGACTTCGATGCTATCCGTCTCTCGCCACAGCTACGGTTGGCTTCCTGAAG ATGCATAA
- the LOC100775671 gene encoding transcription activator GLK1 isoform X2 encodes MLAVSPLRSTRDEGGQGEILESVSIGTDDFADLSEGNLLESINFDDFFMGINDDGDVLPDLEMDPEMLAEFSLSTEDSEIASSSVSVANNNNDGNNIVTTTEKQDDEVIIIASNSSSDSGSSQGEEIVSKSDESEVVVNPSPKESEKGRKSSNHASRNNNQGKRKVKKYRSHRKHLLAREAEAARWSQRKQLLGAAGAGRGGGSKREVNPWLAPTMGFPPMSPMHHFRPLHVWGHHNMDQSFMHMWPKHPPYSPSPPAWPPRTAPSPPSPDPLYWHQHQLAPNAPTTGTPCFPQPLTTTRFGSQTVPGIPPRHAMYQIVDPGIGIPASQPPPRPLVDFHPSKESIDAAISDVLSKPWLPLPLGLKAPALDGVMGELQRQGIPKIPPSCA; translated from the exons ATGTTGGCGGTGTCACCTTTGAGGAGCACAAGAGATGAAGGAGGGCAAGGAGAGATATTGGAGAGTGTCTCAATTGGAACCGATGATTTTGCTGACCTTTCCGAAGGGAACTTGCTTGAAAGCATCAACTTCGATGATTTCTTCATGGGAATCAATGATGATGGAGATGTCTTGCCGGATCTGGAGATGGACCCTGAGATGCTTGCTGAGTTCTCCCTCAGTACCGAGGATTCCGAGATAGCCTCATCGTCAGTTTCAGTGGCAAATAACAACAATGATGGGAATAATATAGTTACTACTACTGAAAAACAAGATGATGAGGTTATTATTATAGCATCCAATTCTTCTTCAGATTCGGGTTCGAGTCAAGGGGAGGAGATAGTAAGCAAGAGTGATGAATCAGAGGTGGTGGTGAATCCATCCCCTAAGGAAAGTgagaaaggaagaaaatcatCAAATCATGCATCAAGGAATAATAATCAAGGGAAGAGAAAGGTTAAG AAATATAGATCGCACAGGAAGCATTTGCTAGCGCGTGAAGCTGAAGCAGCAAGGTGGAGTCAAAGGAAGCAATTGTTGGGTGCAGCAGGTGCAGGTAGAGGAGGAGGAAGCAAGAGAGAAGTAAACCCTTGGCTTGCACCAACCATGGGCTTCCCTCCCATGTCACCAATGCACCACTTTAGACCTTTACATGTATGGGGGCATCACAACATGGACCAGTCTTTCATGCACATGTGGCCTAAACATCCACCATACTCGCCATCGCCGCCTGCATGGCCACCACGAACCGCTCCGTCTCCGCCGTCTCCGGACCCTCTATATTGGCACCAACATCAACTG GCTCCAAACGCGCCAACCACAGGAACACCGTGTTTTCCACAACCTCTGACAACCACG AGATTTGGGTCTCAAACTGTTCCGGGAATCCCACCACGCCATGCAATGTACCAAATTGTAGATCCAGGCATTGGCATCCCGGCCAGCCAACCGCCACCTCGACCCCTTGTCGACTTTCATCCG TCAAAGGAGAGCATAGACGCAGCTATTAGTGATGTTTTATCAAAACCATGGCTGCCACTACCTCTTGGCCTTAAAGCTCCAGCACTTGATGGTGTAATGGGTGAATTACAAAGACAAGGGATTCCCAAAATCCCTCCCTCTTGTGCTTGA
- the LOC100777625 gene encoding protein NUCLEAR FUSION DEFECTIVE 6, mitochondrial isoform X4 — MQGFSVVEPYTSSESVEPSLTLKFSDNEMASTAGAAARSIFRSCSSRRAAFRLGSEAKAARSPFRVASNQPLSQSTLRCPVELSFCVESMLPYHTATASALMTSMLSVSRHSYGWLPEGS, encoded by the exons ATGCAGGGTTTTAGTGTTGTAGAACCCTACACCAGTAGTGAGAGTGTGGAACCTTCGCTAACCCTAAAATTTTCCGATAACGAAATGGCATCCACCGCCGGCGCCGCCGCGAGATCGATTTTCCGTTCGTGTTCCTCTCGCCGCGCCGCGTTCCGTCTCGGCTCCGAAGCCAAAGCGGCTCGGTCTCCGTTCCGCGTCGCTTCCAACCAACCTCTCTCGCAATCTACACTCag GTGTCCCGTTGAATTGAGCTTTTGTGTGGAATCCATGTTACCGTACCATACTGCAACTGCTTCTGCTTTGATGACTTCGATGCTATCCGTCTCTCGCCACAGCTACGGTTGGCTTCCTGAAG GTAGCTAA
- the LOC100776217 gene encoding nuclear cap-binding protein subunit 2 codes for MALLFKDPSKISAYRDRRFPGTQEEFEHALVTSTTVYVGNMSFYTTEEQVYELFSRTGEIKKIIMGLDKNTKTPCGFCFVLYYSREDTEDACKYISGTILDDRPIRVDFDWGFQEGRQWGRGRSGGQVRDEYRTDYDPGRGGYGKLVQKELEVQRQLVDYGAGSLGSFPPVIPTSYGRHGGGGGHGHGGSHRHGRDYYRKRHRDDERHTHESSKRTSDHESRRNTDHESRPEKNPRFRESGDSDEDEEDDRKRRA; via the exons ATGGCTCTGTTATTCAAG GATCCGTCGAAGATTTCAGCGTATCGAGATAGAAGGTTCCCCGGAACGCAAGAGGAGTTTGAGCACGCGCTTGTGACCTCAACCACCGTTTACGTGGGGAACATGTCTTTTTACACGACGGAGGAGCAAGTTTACGAGCTCTTCTCGCGTACTGgggaaataaaaaagatcatCATGGGCTTGGACAAGAACACCAAAACGCCCTGCGGCTTCTGTTTCGTTTT ATATTATTCTCGTGAAGATACTGAGGATGCTTGCAAATACATAAGTGGGACGATACTTGATGATCGTCCCATTCGAGTTGATTTTGATTGGGGATTTCAGGAAGGAAGACAATGGGGTCGTGGGAGGAGCGGTGGCCAG GTGCGGGACGAGTACCGCACTGATTATGATCCTG GTAGAGGTGGCTACGGGAAGCTGGTTCAGAAAGAGTTAGAAGTACAAAGGCAGCTTGTAGATTATGGTGCTGGTTCTTTGGGTTCTTTTCCACCAGTTATTCCAACTTCCT ATGGTAGACATGGTGGAGGAGGTGGTCATGGTCATGGTGGTTCCCATCGACATGGTAGAG ATTACTATAGGAAGAGACACCGAGATGATGAGCGCCACACACACGAGTCCTCAAAAAGAACTTCAGATCATGAGTCTCGAAGGAACACTGACCATGAATCTAGACCG GAAAAAAATCCACGGTTTCGTGAGAGTGGTGATTCTGATGAGGACGAGGAAGATGATAGAAAAAGACGGGCTTAA
- the LOC100777625 gene encoding protein NUCLEAR FUSION DEFECTIVE 6, mitochondrial isoform X3, translating into MQGFSVVEPYTSSESVEPSLTLKFSDNEMASTAGAAARSIFRSCSSRRAAFRLGSEAKAARSPFRVASNQPLSQSTLRCPVELSFCVESMLPYHTATASALMTSMLSVSRHSYGWLPEEGEGS; encoded by the exons ATGCAGGGTTTTAGTGTTGTAGAACCCTACACCAGTAGTGAGAGTGTGGAACCTTCGCTAACCCTAAAATTTTCCGATAACGAAATGGCATCCACCGCCGGCGCCGCCGCGAGATCGATTTTCCGTTCGTGTTCCTCTCGCCGCGCCGCGTTCCGTCTCGGCTCCGAAGCCAAAGCGGCTCGGTCTCCGTTCCGCGTCGCTTCCAACCAACCTCTCTCGCAATCTACACTCag GTGTCCCGTTGAATTGAGCTTTTGTGTGGAATCCATGTTACCGTACCATACTGCAACTGCTTCTGCTTTGATGACTTCGATGCTATCCGTCTCTCGCCACAGCTACGGTTGGCTTCCTGAAG AAGGAGAGGGGTCATGA